The segment AATAGAGGATCATACGGATATGGATTCTACACCATTAAGTTCAGGAGGAGCTACTTATGCGAGAGCAATGGATAATTGTGTAGCATTTGGAGCAATATTTGAAGGACAGGAAAAGACAGAACATCAGGCTAATGAATATATTGATATTTGTTATTTACTAAAAAGTGCTGAAATTTACGCATATGCAATAAATCAATTATTAAAGTAGAGATAAAATAGTATAAAGCATTAAATCTAATCCATTGAGAGTTAAAATTCTTAATGGATTTTTTAAAATTAATTATGCAGAAAATTTAATTGTTTACGAATTTTTAAATATCTAGAAAACAATTATTAAGATTTTTAATATAAAATAGTTACATAGGAATATTCTTTTTTTTATAAATATCTAAATTATAATAAGAGATGTGTTTGTGTATGAAAAAGATTACTGTAATTAAATTAGCACTAGATTTAGTAATGGCAATATTATTTTCATTGTTGTTTAACAAAAGTGTTTTTAGTGGACTTAATTTTCATGAACTAATTGGATTAATTATAGGATTTGTGGTATTGATGCATATTATATTAAACATAAAATGGATTAGAAAAGTAAGTGTATCAATATTCACAAAAAAATAGTATTAAAAACAAGAATCGAATATATATTAAATATTCTACTATTAATAGATATTGCTATAATAATAATAAGTGGAATGGCAATTTCAAAAGTGTTAATTCCTGGACTTGGCTTTAAAAATAGTTTATTAAACCAAAGTACACATATTGGAGCTGCCTACTTAGCATTGGCTTTAATTGGAATTCATGTAGGACTTCATTGGTCCTTCATAATAAATACATTTAAATACAAATTTAGGATTACTAAAAAAATAAATATATCAAATATATATCAAAATGTTTAGCTGTGTTAATATTAGTTTTTGGGATTTATAATATAGTAAAAGTTAATTATTTCTCCAAAACAGCTCAATTATTTAATATATCTTCTGAAAAGAATCATGAACATGGTTTTAATGGTACTCCAAAAATTGATGGAACTCCAAAAAGCACTGAATATGTTAATGGTGAGAATAAAGTAGAAAATGGAAACAATGAGTATAGAAGTATTCCAAAGGAATTTCATGACACTTCAAAAGGTATTTACATGAAAAAAGTAAATTTCGTAGAAATAATATTAAAATATATGTCTATTATGGCTGTATTTGTGATACCTATATACTATATTGGCTATTTTTATAAAAATATAATTCAAAATAAATCTAGATATAGATATAAATAAAGTTGAAAAGGATGTACGGATACAATGGATATAATTAAAAGATTTTTTATATTTTATTTTTTTATTTTAAATCTAATTGGTTTTCTATCTATGTTTATGGACAAAGAAAAAGCAAAAAAGGCAAATGGAGAATAAGAGAGTCTACGTTGCTTCTACTTTCAGTAATGGGAGGCAGTATTGGTTCTTATTTAGGAATGATGTTTTTTAGGCATAAGACTAAGCATAATAAGTTTAAATATGGAATTCCAATTATAATATTAATTCAATTAATATTTGTTTTATATTTATTAAATTGCTAAGTGGTGAAATATTAAATAGTTTGATCTTTTAGAAAGTTACTTTCTCTGCATTTGTAATTTATATATAATTTAAATCAAATTTGTTAACTCATAGAATTCATTATTATATATTATATAGGTTTACACATTAAATTTAAAATGGTAAAATATAGTAATAAATGGTAATTAAGGGGGTATATAAATGAACAAAGATGAGTTAACTAATATGGGATTTGCAACTAGAGCAATTCATGGTGGACATACAAAAATTCTGTAGGGGCATTAGCTACACCTATATATCAAACATCTACTTTTACATTTGAATCTGCAGAACAAGGAGGAAGAAGATTTAAAGGTGATGAGGATGGATATATTTATACTAGGTTAGGAAATCCAACTAATACAAGCGTAGAAGAAAAAGTTGCATTATTAGAAGGCGCAGAAGCTTGTGTTTCTACATCCTCAGGAATTGGCGCTGTAGCATCTACTATATGGTCAGCAATTCAAGGCGGAGACCATATTATAGCTTCTAAAACATTATATGGTTGTACTTTTGCTTTTCTAAGCCATGGCATAACCCGATTTAATGTTGAAGTTACTTTTGTAGATGCTACTGATCCGTTAAATATAAAAAGGGCTATGAAAAAAATACAAAAGTTGTTTATTTAGAAACACCAGCTAATCCAACTTTACAAATCAGTGATATAGAAAAAATATCAGATATAGCACATGAGAATCCTGAATGTATGGTAATAGTTGATAATACATTTTCTACTCCATATGTGCAAAGGCCATTAGAATTAGGTGCAGATGTAGTAATACACTCTGCTACAAAATTTTTAAATGGCCATGGAGATGTTATAGCAGGGTTTGTAGCTGGTAAAAAAGATTTTATTGATACTGTACGTTTATTTGGTGTAAAAGATATGACGGGAGCTTGCTTAAGCCCATTTGATGCTTTCTTAATTGGTAGAGGTATGAAAACTCTAGACATAAGGATAGAAAAGCATTGCAGAAATGCTTTAAAAGTGGCTGAATTTCTAGAAAATCATGAGGCTGTTGAAAAAGTATATTATCCAGGTCTTAAGAGTTTTCCTCAATATGATTTATTTAAAAAGCAAATGAAACTTCCAGGTGCAATGATAGCTTTTGAGTTAAAAGGTGGATATGAGGCTGGAATAAAAGTTATAAATAACACTAAACTATGTTCTATTGCAGTAAGTTTAGGAGACGCTGAAACATTAATTCAACATCCAGCATCTATGACACATTCTCCATATTCAAAAGAAGAAAGAGAGAAAGCTGGAATTAGTGATGGACTTGTAAGGTTAGCAGTTGGACTTGAAGATGCAGATGATATTATTTTTGACTTAAAAAATGCATTAAAAGCACAGTAACTTACAAAATATGTAATATATTTCCAATATTCAATTGAATTCTTTCTTTAATAAAAATTTTAGTAACAAATATTTACATAAATGATATTTTAGTGTATAATTCATAATGTAATATTTGAGAAACCAAATTGACATTTAGGAAGGATTATGGTTAGTAATGGAGGAGATAAAAGAAATTTTGAACAAACTAGTTAAAGAGGACAAGGCATCTTTATGTAAAGGGGAAATCCTAAAAATAAGTCAACAACTAGACAAACTTATTTTAAATTATTATCTAAGTAAAAATAGTTAAAATAGGTTAGGATTATGTTTGTAATCCTAACCTATTTTTTTATAAATAATAAGCTAAAAACTTTTGTAACTATAGTTTAGTATTGGCATATTTAGATTGCTTAAGACTTTTTCTAAGAGTATGCCTTCTCTATTTGGATAATCGAATTCATTGCTTACTTTTAGGCTTTGATTTATAAATTCTGTACTTTTATTTAAAGCTACAGGTAAGCTTGAGCCATTAAGAATTGAGCCAATTAATACACTAGTAAAAGTGTCTCCGGTACCAGGATAAAATGCATTTAAATATTTAGAAGTGATTTTCCAAAAATTTTGATTTTCTTTATCGTAAGCAACTACATCTATAGTTTTTGGATTGTTTTCATTTAGGACACTTGTTATTATTACTATATTAGGGCCCATATCTGCTAGTCTATAAAGCCAATCCTTAATAATTTTTTTGTCTATAGGTTTTTGATAGTCAATTTTTTCGTTTAAAATATAAGCAGCCTCAGTTATATTTGGCGTTATTATATTAGCTTTTTTTATTAAATTTCTCATATTTTCAACTATAGTAATATCCATTGTGTCGTATAATAATCCATTGTCAGCCATTACAGGATCTATTACTACTAACGTATTTTCTCTTTTAAACTTATCTATAAAATCAGATACTATGTTAATTTGCTTTGTAGAACCTAAAAAACCGCTATATATACAGTCAAAATCTAGATTAAGCTTATACCAGTGATTTATATAAGACTCCATTGAGTCAGTTAAATCTACAAAACTAAATTCTTTAAATCCCCCAGAATGTGTAGATAATATAGCTGTTGGAAGAGGGCAAACTTGTATACCCATAGTAGATAAAATAGGAATAATTGTGGTTAGTGAAGCTCTTCCAAAACCAGATAAATCATGAATTGCTGCAACTCTTTTAATAGGCTTTGTCATAAATTAATGTCACTCCTTGTTACATGATAGCTCTATAAGTAAAGTATCCCTTAAACTCTAAAGCCTCAACATTTTTATCGTCTTTTAATTTATTGTATATATTGCTGATATCATTGTTTTCGCAATTTCTAGATTTTAAAAAAACTTTCAACTCATGCTGATTCATGGGATGTCTTTTTATAATACTTAATATAGCTTCATAATTATCTTTAATTTCACTATAAAAGCCACCTTCTTTTAGCGCATCTATAGATACACCACCTAAAATATTTACTGCCATATTTATAGCATCTTTAGAAGCTTTCTTAACCCATGGCTCAGCAGGAGGTCTTACAACAGTATTAATATAAATTTTTGTATATTTGATTTTGCTTATTATATCTTTAATTTTGATAATTGATTTTGCATCATCATTTAGTTCATCTAGTAGCATTATTTCTAACCAGATTTGCCCTTTAAAAATATGCGAAAAATCAATTAGTCCTTGTATAGTATCTTCATAATGTATTTTCCCATAGGGCCTATGAATTTTTCTAAAACTATCAATGTCATAAGCATCCAGTGAAGGAAGTAATATATCAATATCTTCAAGATCTTTTTGCACATCAATGTTATTTAATAATGAACCGTTGGTTATTAATGCAATAGGTTTTGATGTGATTTTTTTAATTCCTAGAGTTAGTTCTTTTAAATTTGAATATAAAGTAGGCTCTCCTTCACCAACTAAAGTAACTACATCAAATTTAGGACTTTTTTTATGTAATTTTTAAATTCATCAAGGATATCTAGTACTGAGTAAAATTCTTTTCTATCATTAGTCAAATGGGATGTTCTACCTAATTGACAATAAACACATGAATAATTGCAGTATTTTTGTGGTATGGTACTTACACCTAAAGACAATCCTAATCTTCTTGATGGGATAGGACCGAATATATATTTATATTTTTCCAATGTTATTCCCCCTTTAAGTGTCATTATTTCATAAATAAAATAAAATATCAAATGTATTAATACATTCGGTATTTTATTTGCAAAATTAGGTTTATTATTATTTAAAGGATAATAAAAAAATAAAGGAAAAAATAAGCTAGTTGTTGAATTAATTTATTAAAAATCAATGAAAGAAGAAAGTCAGGTGAGTATGCTGTGAAAAACGAAGAAAAGAAAATAAGAAATATATTTATTATTTTGCTGATTTTTGCTTTATTTATTACTATTTTTACTATAGAAAATTCATCAATAATAACAATAAAATTTATTACTTGGAAGTTTAATATTTCTCTTGCTCTAATTATTTTACTTTGCGTAATTGTTGGAGCTTCAATTACTTTGCTTTTAAGTTTAAAAAAAGAGTTGTATTTAAAAAAAGAAAATAAAAAATTACTAGATAATATATCTGTTTTAGAGTCTAAAATACAAGAAGTGACTTCAGTCAAAAAATAAAAAAGGGGCGATTATTACCCCTTTTTTATTTATAAACATTAAATTATTTTAAGCCATTTTCGTAGTTTTGAACCATTCTTTTTACCATTTCTCCACCAACAGAGCCGTTTTGTTTAGAAGTAAGCTCTCCATTGTAGTCACTTAGAGGTACATTTAATTCATTAGCTACCTCCATTTTGAATTTGTTTAAACCACCTTTAGCTTCTGGAACTAAATTTTTATTATTTCTGTATGCCATTTTTAATTACCTCCTTTTATATTGTATTGTAATTATATATTGTGCAAATATGATTAATATATGTTAGTAGGTGCATGGAGTTAAAGTAAAATTATAGTTTTAAAATTAAAAACTTCAAATATAAGATAAGAAAAGTAAGTCTTTAAAATATTCAATCCATTGACATTTGATACAAAAAATGTAATTATATATAAGAGGAGTGATATTATGAATGAGGAAAAGGAAAAAAAGGTTGTTGAAGATACTCGACGTTCTTATTCAAGCATAATTTCATTAACAAACAATTTTCTAAGACCAAATAAAATATCCAATAAAAAAATATATATGAAAAAAGCAAAAGTACTAAAAATAGATTTATTTCAGCTTTAATTTCAATTTCAATAATAGTCGGCTCTATTGGAATATTAATATTAATATTTTTCTTAATAAATTTAATCTCAAAATAAATATCCACTTAATGTGGATATTTATTTTTACTTTTTACTTTTATTTATTATTTCTTTTGAATCGTACAACTTGGAAGTTGCAAAAACTATTATATTGGTAAAAGTAGATAGGATTACATCAACTACTTTTTCATTTTCTTTAAATACAAAAATTACGATAGTTAGAATAATCAAAAGGCAGACTATAATAATATGCTCAAATTTTAAATCTCTTACATATTTCATCAAAATCACTTCTTATTTATTTTTTAAAATAAAGAATTAAACTAATATTATTTAAAGTAAAAATATGCCTTAACTATATTATATTATTTTAATTATTATTTGGTTAAAAATCAAAGATTTTAATTAAGTCTTGATTGAAATAGGAAAAATAATTTATAATTAATGTTATGAATAAAAATAGTAGATATAAGGGTGATAAAAATGATTGAAAGACTTCAAAAATATATGGCTTCTTGCGGAATTGCATCTAGAAGAAAATGTGAAGAATTTATAAGAGAAGGAAAAGTCGAAGTAAATGGAATTAAAGTAAAAGAATTAGGATTTAAAATAGATTCATCAATAGATAAAGTGAATTATTTGGGTAAAGAAATAAACCCAGAAGTTAATAAATTATACATAATGTTAAATAAACCAACAGGAATTATAAGTTCAGCAAAAGATGAAAAAGGAAGAAAAACCGTAGTAGATTTAGTGGATGTTACTGAGAGAATCTATCCTGTTGGTAGATTAGATTACGATACTTCAGGACTTATAATTTTAACTAATGATGGTGACATATATAATAAATTAATACATCCAAGAGAAGAGATAAAAAAAGTATATGAAGGTACGATAAAGGGGATAGTTTCTCAAGATGAAATAAATAAATTTTGCAATGGTATTGACATAGGAGGATATATAACTTCTAATGCGGAATTTAAATTATTAGATGTTATAAGTGGAAATTCTAAAGTAGAAATGGCAATTCATGAGGGAAAAAATCGACAAATCAGAAAAATGTGTAGTTCTATAGGCCATGAAGTAATAACGCTTAAAAGAAAATCTATTGCAAAAATAACTTTGGGTAGTTTAAAAGAAGGCTGCTGGAGATATTTAACCAAAAGTGAACTTGAGTATATAGAAAATTTATAAAAAATAAGGAGTGACTATATGTTTGAATATGCAAATAGTGTAAGTGAACTTGCGCAATTTATTATTAAAAATTACTGTAGAAATTTTAATTTTGCAGTTGATGCAACTTTGGGGAATGGACATGATACTGATTTTTTATCTACATTATTTTCAAAAGTATATTCCTTTGATATTCAAAAATGTGCTATTGATAATTATAAAAAAAGCAATAAAAATAATGTTAAATTAATAAATGATTCCCATGAATATATTGATAAATACATAGAGGAAAAGATAGATTGTTTTATCTACAATTTAGGTTATTTACCAGGAGGTGATAAAAGCATCACAACAAAAGCAAATAGTACTTTAAACAGTATAATAAAAGCTACTAAGATAATAAATAATAATGGAATTATTGCAATTTGCATGTATGTAGGTCATCAAGAAGGTGAAAAAGAAAAAAACTGCATTTTAAATTTTGTTCAAGAATTATCAAAAAAGAATTTTAATGTAACTTTACATAAATATATTAATAGAACTAATAATCCTCCGATGTTACTTATCATAGAGAAAAATAGTTAAATAGCTTTAAAATAATATTAAAAACGTTATTTTATTTAGATTTTCTTTTTAATACAGTTAGAATAATTAACAGTTTATAAGAATCTATGATTTGTTAAATAAATGGCAAACAAATGAAAGAAATATTGAAAATTTCTTCAATAGATGTTAAAATGAAATATATAATTCACAAATAAACAAATGTTGAAGAAAGGATTGAAGGATATGGTTGAAACTAGACAAGACTTAATGAGAACTATTCAAATAAAATTCCCGAGGTTAAGTAAGGGGCAGAAATTAATTGCAGAGTATATATTGAAGCATTATGATAAAGCTGCATTTATGACTGCTGCAAAACTTGGTATAAGTGTAGGAGTTAGTGAATCTACCGTTGTGAGATTTGCAAATGAACTAGGATTTTCAGGCTATCCAAAACTTCAAAAGGCATTGCAAGAGTTAATAAAAAATAAATTAACAACAGTTCAAAGGATAGAGCTATCTAATGATTTGATTACAGAACATAATGCATTAAAAGGTGTTTTAAAATCTGACATAGAAAATATCAGATCGACATTAGAAAAAATTAACCATAAAAGTTTTGAAGAAGTTGTTGACTTACTTTTCAAATCAAAGAAAATATATATTATTGGTTTAAGAAGTTCTACAGCTTTAGCAGAATTTTTAGGATTTTATTTAAATTTAATTTTGGATAACGTAAAAGTAGTGGGCTATGGAATGAGTGATATATTTGAACAAATGCTTGGACTCACTGAGGATGATTTAGTTATAGGAATAGGGTTTCCAAGATACGCTACTAGAACTATAGAAGCATTAAATTTTGCACAAAGCAGAAATGCAAAAGTAGTAGCTATAACAGATAGCTTGCTATCACCTTTAGCAGCAAGAGCAGATTATTCTTTAATTGCCCAAAGTAATATGGCTTCTTTTGTTGATTCTTTAGTAGCTCCTTTAAGTGTGATAAATGCTTTAATTATTGCTGTTGGACTTAGAGAAAAAGAAAACATATCTAGTACTTTTTCTCAACTAGAAGATATTTGGCAAGAGTATCAGGTTTATTCTTATAAAAATAAAGATGCGGATTAATTTATAATGTAGATATAAACTAGTATGTAATAAATAGTTTTGTCTACATTTTTCTTTTTTAAAATATTTTTAATTTTCAAAAATAAATAAAAAAAGAAGGATTACGTGAAAATGTATAGAATATATTAACTTGTGAGAAATATGAAATTAAGAAGTGAATAATTAGGCACAATGCAATATAACATTCATATTAGGGGGTATTAAAATGACAAAGGAAACTTTAAATCCATTGGTAAATGCACAAAAACAAGTTAAAGAAGCATGTGAAAAATTAGGTATGGAGGCTTCTGTTTATGAACTTTTGAAAGAACCATTAAGAGTTATTGAAGTATCAATACCTGTAAAGATGGATAATGGTTCTGTAAAGGTTTTCAAAGGTTTTAGGTCTCAACATAATGATGCTGTAGGTCCAACAAAAGGTGGGGTTAGATTTCATCCGAATGTAAGTATTGATGAAGTTAAAGCGTTATCTAT is part of the Haloimpatiens sp. FM7315 genome and harbors:
- a CDS encoding DUF4405 domain-containing protein; this encodes MLLLIDIAIIIISGMAISKVLIPGLGFKNSLLNQSTHIGAAYLALALIGIHVGLHWSFIINTFKYKFRITKKINISNIYQNV
- a CDS encoding Spo0E family sporulation regulatory protein-aspartic acid phosphatase, giving the protein MEEIKEILNKLVKEDKASLCKGEILKISQQLDKLILNYYLSKNS
- a CDS encoding pyridoxamine kinase, translating into MTKPIKRVAAIHDLSGFGRASLTTIIPILSTMGIQVCPLPTAILSTHSGGFKEFSFVDLTDSMESYINHWYKLNLDFDCIYSGFLGSTKQINIVSDFIDKFKRENTLVVIDPVMADNGLLYDTMDITIVENMRNLIKKANIITPNITEAAYILNEKIDYQKPIDKKIIKDWLYRLADMGPNIVIITSVLNENNPKTIDVVAYDKENQNFWKITSKYLNAFYPGTGDTFTSVLIGSILNGSSLPVALNKSTEFINQSLKVSNEFDYPNREGILLEKVLSNLNMPILNYSYKSF
- a CDS encoding lipopolysaccharide assembly LapA domain-containing protein, whose product is MKNEEKKIRNIFIILLIFALFITIFTIENSSIITIKFITWKFNISLALIILLCVIVGASITLLLSLKKELYLKKENKKLLDNISVLESKIQEVTSVKK
- a CDS encoding alpha/beta-type small acid-soluble spore protein, with the protein product MAYRNNKNLVPEAKGGLNKFKMEVANELNVPLSDYNGELTSKQNGSVGGEMVKRMVQNYENGLK
- a CDS encoding pseudouridine synthase is translated as MIERLQKYMASCGIASRRKCEEFIREGKVEVNGIKVKELGFKIDSSIDKVNYLGKEINPEVNKLYIMLNKPTGIISSAKDEKGRKTVVDLVDVTERIYPVGRLDYDTSGLIILTNDGDIYNKLIHPREEIKKVYEGTIKGIVSQDEINKFCNGIDIGGYITSNAEFKLLDVISGNSKVEMAIHEGKNRQIRKMCSSIGHEVITLKRKSIAKITLGSLKEGCWRYLTKSELEYIENL
- a CDS encoding class I SAM-dependent methyltransferase yields the protein MFEYANSVSELAQFIIKNYCRNFNFAVDATLGNGHDTDFLSTLFSKVYSFDIQKCAIDNYKKSNKNNVKLINDSHEYIDKYIEEKIDCFIYNLGYLPGGDKSITTKANSTLNSIIKATKIINNNGIIAICMYVGHQEGEKEKNCILNFVQELSKKNFNVTLHKYINRTNNPPMLLIIEKNS
- a CDS encoding MurR/RpiR family transcriptional regulator, translated to MVETRQDLMRTIQIKFPRLSKGQKLIAEYILKHYDKAAFMTAAKLGISVGVSESTVVRFANELGFSGYPKLQKALQELIKNKLTTVQRIELSNDLITEHNALKGVLKSDIENIRSTLEKINHKSFEEVVDLLFKSKKIYIIGLRSSTALAEFLGFYLNLILDNVKVVGYGMSDIFEQMLGLTEDDLVIGIGFPRYATRTIEALNFAQSRNAKVVAITDSLLSPLAARADYSLIAQSNMASFVDSLVAPLSVINALIIAVGLREKENISSTFSQLEDIWQEYQVYSYKNKDAD